A genomic window from Cupriavidus basilensis includes:
- the leuS gene encoding leucine--tRNA ligase, producing the protein MQDKYLPSAVEQAAQQHWQAIDAYRVSEEAKLADGSEKPKFYACSMLPYPSGKLHMGHVRNYTINDMMARHLRMNGHNVLMPMGWDAFGMPAENAALNNGVAPAAWTYNNIAEMKRQMQSMGLAIDWSREVATCSPDYYRWNQWLFLKMLEKGIAYRKTGTVNWDPVDQTVLANEQVIDGRGWRSGALVEKREIPMYYLRITDYAEELLGDLDDLGWPERVKIMQQNWIGKSVGVRFGFTHAIAGDDGKLIGDGKLYVFTTRADTIMGVTFCAVAAEHPLATHAAATNPELAAFINECKHGSVMEADMATMEKKGMPTGLKVVHPLTGEQVEVWVGNYVLMSYGDGAVMGVPAHDERDFAFANKYGLPIKQVVDMVDAKKGQPFSTEAWQEWYGDKEHGTCIHSGKYDGLDYKAAVEAIAADLGAKGLGEKKITWRLRDWGISRQRYWGTPIPLIHCDGCGVVPVPEQDLPVVLPEDLVPDGTGNPLAKDPRFLACTCPSCGKPARRETDTMDTFIDSCWYYMRYTCPDAATMVDARNDYWMPMDQYIGGIEHAILHLLYARFWTKVMRDMGLVTFNEPFSNLLTQGMVLNDTYYREDAAGKKTWYNPAEVDVSTDERGRPLGAVLKADGQPVVIGGVEKMSKSKNNGIDPQALIDQYGADTARLFVMFAAPPEQQLEWSGSGVEGASRFLRRVWNYGYANAEAIAAAGNAVPSGDADAALRREIHGVLKQANYDYQRIQYNTVVSATMKMLNALEDAKQATPAARREGLGILLRVLYPVVPHITHGLWQELGYATQYGDLLDAAWPQVDESALVQSELDLVLQINGKVRGSLKVPAVADRAAIEAMAAASEIVARFAEGAAPKKIVVVPGRLVNVVL; encoded by the coding sequence ATGCAAGACAAATATCTTCCCTCAGCCGTTGAACAAGCCGCCCAGCAACACTGGCAAGCCATCGATGCCTACCGCGTATCGGAAGAGGCGAAGCTGGCCGACGGCAGCGAGAAGCCGAAGTTCTATGCCTGCTCGATGCTGCCTTACCCGTCGGGCAAGCTGCATATGGGCCACGTGCGCAACTACACCATCAACGACATGATGGCGCGCCATCTGCGCATGAATGGGCACAACGTGCTGATGCCGATGGGCTGGGATGCGTTCGGCATGCCGGCGGAAAACGCCGCGCTCAACAATGGCGTGGCGCCCGCAGCCTGGACTTACAACAACATCGCTGAAATGAAGCGGCAGATGCAGTCGATGGGCCTGGCCATCGACTGGTCGCGCGAAGTCGCCACCTGCAGCCCGGACTACTACCGCTGGAACCAGTGGCTGTTCCTCAAGATGCTGGAAAAGGGCATCGCCTACCGCAAGACTGGCACGGTGAACTGGGATCCGGTCGACCAGACCGTGCTGGCCAATGAGCAGGTCATCGACGGGCGCGGGTGGCGCTCGGGCGCGCTGGTTGAAAAGCGCGAGATCCCGATGTACTACCTGCGCATCACCGATTACGCCGAGGAACTGCTCGGCGATCTGGACGACCTGGGCTGGCCCGAGCGCGTCAAGATCATGCAGCAGAACTGGATCGGCAAGAGCGTGGGCGTGCGCTTCGGGTTTACGCATGCCATCGCCGGTGACGACGGCAAGCTGATCGGCGACGGCAAGCTCTATGTGTTCACCACGCGCGCCGACACCATCATGGGCGTGACTTTCTGCGCGGTCGCCGCCGAGCACCCGCTGGCCACCCATGCCGCCGCGACCAATCCTGAGTTGGCCGCCTTCATCAACGAGTGCAAGCACGGCTCGGTGATGGAAGCCGATATGGCGACCATGGAAAAGAAGGGCATGCCCACCGGCCTGAAGGTTGTGCACCCCCTGACCGGCGAGCAGGTCGAGGTGTGGGTTGGCAACTACGTGCTGATGAGCTACGGCGACGGCGCTGTGATGGGCGTGCCCGCGCACGACGAGCGCGACTTCGCCTTTGCCAACAAGTACGGCTTGCCGATCAAGCAAGTGGTCGACATGGTTGACGCCAAAAAGGGCCAGCCGTTCTCCACCGAAGCCTGGCAGGAGTGGTATGGCGACAAGGAGCACGGCACCTGCATCCATAGCGGCAAATACGACGGCCTGGACTACAAGGCTGCGGTAGAAGCCATCGCAGCCGATCTCGGTGCCAAGGGCCTGGGCGAGAAGAAGATCACCTGGCGTCTGCGCGACTGGGGCATCTCGCGCCAGCGCTACTGGGGCACGCCGATCCCGCTGATCCATTGCGACGGCTGCGGCGTGGTGCCGGTGCCGGAGCAGGACCTGCCGGTGGTGCTGCCGGAAGACCTGGTGCCGGACGGCACCGGCAACCCGCTGGCCAAGGACCCGCGTTTCCTCGCGTGCACCTGCCCGTCGTGCGGCAAGCCGGCGCGCCGCGAGACCGACACCATGGATACCTTCATCGATTCGTGCTGGTATTACATGCGCTATACCTGCCCGGACGCGGCCACCATGGTCGACGCGCGCAACGACTACTGGATGCCCATGGACCAGTACATCGGCGGCATCGAGCACGCGATCCTTCACCTGCTGTACGCCCGTTTCTGGACCAAGGTCATGCGCGACATGGGCCTGGTCACGTTCAACGAGCCGTTCTCCAACTTGCTCACGCAGGGCATGGTGCTCAACGATACCTACTACCGCGAGGACGCGGCGGGCAAGAAGACCTGGTACAACCCGGCCGAAGTCGACGTCAGCACCGATGAGCGCGGCCGCCCGCTGGGCGCCGTGCTCAAGGCGGATGGCCAGCCGGTGGTGATCGGCGGCGTGGAGAAGATGTCGAAGTCCAAGAACAACGGCATCGACCCGCAGGCCCTGATCGACCAGTACGGCGCCGACACCGCGCGCCTGTTCGTCATGTTCGCCGCGCCGCCCGAGCAGCAGCTCGAGTGGAGCGGCTCGGGCGTGGAGGGCGCTTCGCGCTTCCTGCGCCGGGTGTGGAACTATGGCTATGCCAACGCCGAGGCGATTGCAGCGGCGGGCAATGCCGTGCCGTCCGGCGACGCCGACGCAGCGCTGCGTCGCGAGATCCACGGCGTGCTCAAGCAGGCCAACTACGACTATCAGCGCATCCAGTACAACACCGTGGTGTCCGCCACCATGAAGATGCTCAACGCGCTGGAAGACGCCAAGCAGGCCACGCCCGCCGCGCGCCGCGAGGGCCTGGGCATCCTGCTGCGCGTGCTGTACCCGGTGGTGCCGCACATCACCCACGGGCTGTGGCAAGAGCTCGGCTACGCC
- the dapB gene encoding 4-hydroxy-tetrahydrodipicolinate reductase — MNIAIAGASGRMGRMLIEHVLATEGVTLSGALDVPGAPALGQDAGLLLGRATGVVITSDIEAALAGADCLIDFTRPEGTLVHLAAARRLGVKVVTGTTGFDDAGRAAIAEAAKHIGVVFSANMSVGVNATFKLLEVAAKLLSSGYDIEVIEAHHRHKVDAPSGTALAMGEVVAKALGRDLKTCGVFAREGHTGPRDPNSIGFATVRGGDIVGDHTVMFAGTGERIEITHKSSSRQSYAEGALRAARFLADKPTGLFDMQDVLGLK; from the coding sequence ATGAATATCGCCATCGCAGGTGCCTCCGGCCGCATGGGCCGTATGCTGATCGAACACGTACTCGCCACCGAAGGCGTCACCCTGTCGGGCGCGCTGGATGTGCCGGGGGCCCCGGCGCTGGGCCAGGATGCCGGGCTGCTGCTGGGCCGCGCCACGGGCGTGGTGATCACCTCGGATATCGAAGCTGCCCTCGCTGGCGCCGACTGCCTGATCGACTTCACCCGTCCCGAGGGCACGCTCGTGCACCTGGCAGCGGCAAGGCGCCTGGGTGTCAAGGTGGTCACCGGCACCACCGGGTTTGACGACGCCGGCCGTGCCGCCATCGCCGAAGCTGCCAAGCACATTGGCGTGGTGTTCTCCGCCAATATGAGCGTGGGCGTCAATGCCACGTTCAAGCTGCTGGAAGTCGCCGCCAAGCTGCTGTCGTCCGGCTACGACATCGAAGTCATCGAGGCGCACCACCGCCATAAAGTGGATGCCCCGTCGGGCACCGCGCTGGCGATGGGCGAGGTGGTGGCCAAGGCATTGGGCCGCGATCTGAAGACCTGCGGCGTGTTTGCCCGCGAAGGCCACACCGGCCCGCGCGACCCCAATTCCATTGGCTTTGCCACCGTGCGCGGCGGTGATATCGTGGGCGACCACACCGTGATGTTCGCCGGCACCGGCGAGCGCATCGAGATCACGCACAAGTCGTCGAGCCGCCAGTCGTATGCCGAGGGCGCGCTACGCGCGGCGCGCTTCCTCGCCGACAAGCCCACCGGGCTGTTCGACATGCAGGACGTGCTTGGCCTGAAGTAA
- a CDS encoding outer membrane protein assembly factor BamE, which produces MRSFRSSAMRPTLVTTVLAAATLLTAACSTYDNTSRKVANAITPYRINIVQGNFVSREAAAQLREGMTREQVKFLLGTPLLADVFHGNRWDYVFSFRRGNTPVVQQRRYTVFFDGDKLVKFGGDELPSEYELIAEIDGMKAMQAGKIPTPKAPAETGAAASEAAAAPAAPAAAASSAAAGGPASPTN; this is translated from the coding sequence ATGCGTTCATTTCGTTCGTCCGCCATGCGTCCGACGCTGGTTACTACTGTGCTGGCTGCAGCTACTCTGCTAACGGCTGCGTGCTCCACCTATGACAATACGTCGCGCAAGGTCGCCAACGCGATCACGCCGTACCGTATCAATATCGTGCAAGGCAACTTTGTCTCGCGTGAAGCCGCCGCCCAGTTGCGTGAAGGCATGACGCGCGAGCAGGTCAAGTTCCTGCTCGGCACGCCGCTGCTGGCCGATGTGTTCCACGGCAATCGCTGGGACTATGTGTTCTCGTTCCGCCGCGGCAATACGCCGGTGGTGCAGCAGCGCCGCTATACCGTGTTCTTCGATGGCGACAAGCTGGTCAAGTTCGGTGGTGACGAACTGCCGTCCGAATATGAACTGATTGCCGAAATCGACGGCATGAAGGCCATGCAGGCGGGCAAGATACCGACGCCCAAGGCACCGGCTGAAACCGGTGCCGCGGCGTCGGAAGCGGCTGCGGCGCCTGCAGCGCCGGCTGCCGCCGCCTCGTCCGCCGCAGCCGGTGGCCCCGCCAGCCCGACCAACTGA